The Candidatus Hydrogenedens sp. genome window below encodes:
- a CDS encoding thiolase family protein, whose translation MEKAYIVAACRTAVGKSKKGSAIAHVRPDDLLAAVLKEVVKRSGIPAERFQDCIIGCAFPEAEAGMNVGRIGLLIAGVPDTISGETVNRFCSSGLDTMAILSSKIECNMVDVGIAGGVESMSVIPMGGNKTCPNPRLIRANPRAYTSMGQCADNVANDFGITREECDQWALRSNQLAVKAIQEGKFKEEIVLIEVKGLDGKTFIFDTDEGPRPDTTLEGLAKLKLAFQGPAGKGVTTAGNASQTSCGAAATVIVSEDIVKEFNLKPLARLRGYAVGAGDPGYLGPAQIPAIQEACRQAGIKLEDIGLIECNEAFASQTLYVIKTLGLNPDIINVNGGAIALGHPLGCTGAKLACTLIYEMRRRGVKWGLETMCIGGGMGAAGVFELCE comes from the coding sequence ATGGAAAAAGCATATATTGTAGCAGCATGTAGGACTGCCGTAGGCAAATCAAAGAAAGGGAGTGCCATTGCACATGTCCGCCCGGATGATTTATTAGCGGCAGTATTAAAAGAAGTTGTGAAGCGTTCTGGTATTCCAGCCGAGCGATTTCAGGATTGTATCATCGGCTGTGCGTTCCCTGAAGCCGAAGCAGGGATGAATGTCGGTCGTATTGGTTTGTTAATTGCTGGTGTGCCAGACACTATCTCTGGCGAGACCGTAAATCGTTTTTGCTCTTCGGGATTGGATACGATGGCAATTCTTTCTTCGAAAATTGAGTGCAATATGGTAGATGTAGGTATTGCGGGTGGTGTGGAATCCATGAGTGTGATTCCAATGGGCGGAAACAAAACCTGTCCGAACCCCCGCCTGATTCGTGCAAATCCGCGTGCCTATACCTCTATGGGACAATGTGCAGACAATGTTGCTAATGATTTTGGTATTACCCGCGAAGAATGCGACCAGTGGGCTTTGCGTAGCAATCAATTAGCGGTTAAAGCGATTCAAGAAGGTAAGTTCAAAGAAGAAATTGTTCTCATAGAAGTAAAAGGTTTGGATGGTAAAACCTTTATCTTTGATACAGATGAAGGTCCTCGTCCCGATACAACACTTGAAGGATTAGCCAAGTTGAAATTAGCATTTCAGGGTCCCGCAGGAAAAGGTGTTACAACCGCAGGAAATGCAAGTCAAACCAGTTGCGGTGCGGCTGCAACAGTAATTGTGAGTGAGGATATTGTCAAAGAATTCAACTTAAAACCGCTGGCACGGTTAAGGGGATACGCCGTTGGCGCTGGGGACCCGGGATACTTAGGACCTGCTCAAATTCCTGCAATTCAAGAAGCATGTCGTCAGGCAGGAATTAAACTAGAAGACATTGGTTTAATAGAGTGTAACGAGGCGTTTGCTTCTCAGACACTTTATGTTATTAAGACCCTTGGTTTAAATCCGGATATAATAAATGTCAATGGTGGTGCGATTGCTCTTGGACATCCGTTGGGTTGCACCGGTGCAAAACTTGCCTGCACATTGATATATGAAATGCGCCGTCGTGGCGTGAAATGGGGACTTGAAACGATGTGTATTGGTGGTGGTATGGGTGCTGCTGGTGTCTTTGAATTGTGTGAATAG
- a CDS encoding alkaline phosphatase family protein, whose product MSSFNVLWIISDEFRADCIGYLGNPIIKTPNLDNLCEESAVFSNCFAQATPCAPTRMCMFTGRYMFSHGCVWNKTPLRCAEENIAFYLKNYGYNPTLIGYNDYAKDPSILPPHHPHRSSLSYEYALPGFDHLFQHEYDSPEWYAYLREKGYPKELCNREYMCQPDVPPEGPGAHLPEYYPARYKSEHSECRFITEKAIEYIDSQKDTPWFLCLNYIKPHSPNLCSDLYLKLYRDTLFPPPIRADLNYYQNDPYFKRLGKDTCNSLINPTHLQDFRSAYYGMITELDFNLGILFDYLKSHNLWDNTLLIFTSDHGEHLGDHFLTGKCHYFDSAYHVPLIIHDPSEQAHATRGQVINDLVELIDIAPTICNYLNIPNYPLFQGENLLPRIHNDIPAINRKALFYEYYYYYHLTPEEQEKTEAEKCLICAVRDTKYKCVFFGEEKLSPRLFDISSPHGELNNLAADEKYRHLIPHYLSLLLRWRIKNADWRMERWARPLRPYDE is encoded by the coding sequence ATGTCCTCATTTAATGTTCTTTGGATAATTAGTGATGAATTCAGGGCCGATTGTATTGGCTATTTAGGAAATCCCATTATAAAAACACCGAATTTAGACAACCTATGCGAAGAAAGTGCTGTTTTCTCCAACTGCTTCGCTCAGGCAACTCCCTGTGCACCCACTCGTATGTGTATGTTTACGGGGCGATACATGTTTTCCCACGGGTGTGTCTGGAATAAGACCCCTTTACGCTGTGCTGAAGAAAACATCGCTTTTTATTTGAAAAATTACGGCTACAATCCTACTTTAATTGGCTACAATGATTATGCCAAAGACCCAAGTATTCTTCCTCCCCATCATCCTCATCGTTCTTCATTAAGTTACGAATATGCCTTACCCGGGTTCGATCATTTATTCCAACATGAATATGATTCACCTGAATGGTATGCCTATCTAAGAGAAAAAGGGTATCCCAAAGAACTGTGTAATCGTGAATATATGTGCCAGCCTGATGTTCCTCCAGAAGGACCCGGAGCACATCTCCCGGAATATTATCCCGCTCGATATAAATCAGAACATAGTGAATGCAGGTTCATTACAGAAAAAGCAATTGAATATATTGACAGTCAAAAAGATACCCCTTGGTTCTTATGTTTAAACTATATAAAACCTCATAGTCCCAATTTATGTTCTGACCTATACCTTAAACTTTATAGAGACACTTTATTTCCTCCTCCTATACGAGCCGATTTGAATTACTACCAAAACGACCCCTACTTCAAACGATTAGGGAAAGATACTTGCAATTCTCTTATTAACCCAACACATCTACAAGATTTTCGTTCTGCTTATTACGGCATGATAACCGAATTGGATTTCAATTTAGGAATATTATTTGATTACTTAAAGTCTCATAATTTGTGGGACAACACTTTGCTCATCTTTACTTCTGACCATGGAGAACATCTCGGAGACCACTTCCTAACAGGAAAATGTCATTATTTTGATAGTGCCTATCATGTGCCCCTGATAATCCACGACCCATCCGAACAAGCCCATGCTACTCGGGGACAGGTAATAAACGACTTGGTCGAATTAATTGACATAGCACCTACAATCTGCAATTACCTTAATATCCCCAATTATCCTCTTTTTCAGGGGGAAAATTTATTGCCTCGTATTCATAATGATATACCTGCCATCAATCGTAAGGCTCTATTTTACGAGTATTACTATTACTACCATCTTACTCCGGAAGAACAGGAGAAAACAGAAGCGGAAAAGTGCCTAATTTGTGCGGTTCGCGATACAAAATATAAATGTGTCTTTTTTGGAGAGGAAAAATTATCACCTCGACTTTTCGATATTTCTTCTCCTCATGGAGAATTAAATAATTTAGCAGCGGATGAAAAATACCGACATCTCATACCCCATTATCTATCATTACTTTTACGCTGGAGAATAAAAAATGCTGATTGGCGTATGGAACGCTGGGCAAGGCCATTAAGACCTTATGACGAATAG
- a CDS encoding aldo/keto reductase: MLYKEYGKTGLKVSRLGMGGMRFEEPYKTEKMAEVLIRAYELGINFFDTAPSYCEDQSEIIYGYAFRQMQKPRNSFVVCSKTMADNPKEIREACMRSLDRLGLDYIDIYYVWCLVHPEDLPKRKKNGVLDGFRQLKEEGLIKHICVSTHLEHGKIAEMLDQGEGFFEGILIGLNAVNFSLRYPGAVEAHKRGMGVVTMNSLGGGIITQYPERFSFLIREGDKSILDAAIRFNLSLPEITVALVGFRNVQDVDSAVESVKRFQQMKMEEIELLQKHIAEVQHDFCTQCGYCEEGCPAEIPIVRLMDSYNYRLLFGPEKAMDHLKWHWWTEDIREIVSKCTQCRQCEEECTQNLPILDRFKQLCEDYEKMKK; the protein is encoded by the coding sequence ATGCTTTATAAGGAATATGGCAAAACAGGTTTGAAAGTATCACGATTAGGTATGGGAGGTATGCGATTTGAGGAACCATATAAGACAGAAAAGATGGCAGAGGTTCTTATCCGTGCGTATGAATTGGGGATTAACTTTTTTGATACGGCTCCTTCTTATTGTGAAGACCAAAGCGAGATAATCTATGGATATGCTTTCAGGCAGATGCAAAAGCCAAGAAATAGTTTTGTTGTATGTTCAAAAACAATGGCGGATAATCCGAAAGAGATACGCGAAGCCTGTATGCGTAGTTTAGACCGATTGGGATTAGACTATATTGATATTTATTATGTATGGTGTTTGGTTCATCCAGAAGATTTGCCCAAACGGAAGAAAAATGGCGTTTTGGATGGATTTCGACAATTAAAAGAAGAGGGATTAATCAAGCATATTTGCGTATCTACCCATCTGGAGCATGGAAAGATAGCAGAGATGTTAGACCAGGGAGAGGGATTTTTCGAGGGAATTTTAATTGGATTGAATGCTGTTAATTTTTCACTTCGTTATCCGGGTGCCGTAGAAGCACATAAGCGGGGTATGGGAGTGGTTACCATGAATAGCCTGGGAGGTGGAATAATAACCCAATATCCGGAACGGTTTTCATTCTTGATTCGAGAAGGAGATAAAAGTATTCTGGACGCTGCCATCCGATTTAATTTGTCTTTGCCAGAGATTACAGTGGCTTTGGTTGGTTTTCGGAATGTGCAAGATGTAGACAGTGCTGTGGAAAGTGTTAAACGATTCCAGCAAATGAAAATGGAAGAGATAGAATTGTTACAAAAACACATAGCCGAGGTACAGCATGATTTCTGTACCCAATGCGGTTATTGTGAAGAAGGATGTCCTGCGGAAATACCGATTGTGCGGTTAATGGATAGTTATAACTATCGGTTGCTTTTTGGACCAGAAAAAGCAATGGACCACTTAAAATGGCATTGGTGGACTGAAGACATTCGTGAAATTGTAAGTAAATGTACTCAATGTCGTCAATGTGAAGAAGAATGCACCCAAAACCTTCCTATCCTTGACCGTTTTAAACAACTATGTGAAGATTATGAAAAAATGAAGAAATAA
- a CDS encoding FAD:protein FMN transferase, translating to MKKFLSTIIVYLFVITLSISVYGEALKPVTIRFPAMGTEFVFIIYPPSEGMLEEDIRNLCEPAINAIYNLEKHISHYLPDNDLARLNQSAGSGVLKVNNDLLEVIRCSKQYWERTDGAFDPSIGPLLDLWGFYRKNRDDLPSDDEISEALKKVGMDKVIINENEQSVGLTVPGMRLDFGGIGKGLALDRAKTILKEQGIKSGILHSGTSSIVAIGTPPNQAGWKIGIRSPYNKKETIEEFLINDESLSTSSVSEQFLERKGKKYGHIFNPKTGRPVDNNIVSATVICKTAIESDALSTSFFVLGVDETQEYCKKFPNVKVFLVSESNNKLDKQYINLKQSEE from the coding sequence TTGAAAAAATTTTTATCTACGATAATTGTCTATCTTTTTGTTATTACCCTATCTATTTCTGTATATGGGGAGGCATTAAAACCTGTAACTATCCGTTTTCCTGCAATGGGAACGGAGTTTGTGTTTATTATCTATCCTCCATCCGAAGGTATGCTTGAAGAAGATATTCGTAATTTATGTGAGCCTGCTATTAATGCTATTTATAATCTTGAGAAACATATCAGTCATTACTTGCCTGACAATGACCTTGCACGATTAAATCAATCAGCTGGTTCAGGTGTTCTTAAAGTGAACAATGACCTTTTAGAGGTTATCCGTTGTTCAAAACAATATTGGGAACGAACGGATGGAGCCTTCGACCCGAGTATAGGTCCTTTATTAGACCTGTGGGGATTTTATAGAAAAAATAGAGATGACCTTCCTTCGGATGATGAAATTTCTGAAGCACTAAAGAAAGTAGGTATGGATAAAGTAATCATTAATGAGAATGAGCAATCTGTGGGATTGACCGTTCCCGGAATGCGTCTTGATTTTGGTGGAATAGGAAAAGGACTGGCTTTGGACCGTGCAAAGACGATACTAAAAGAACAGGGGATAAAATCGGGTATATTGCACTCAGGGACAAGTTCTATTGTTGCAATTGGTACACCTCCTAATCAGGCAGGTTGGAAAATAGGTATCCGTTCGCCTTATAATAAAAAGGAAACAATCGAAGAATTTTTAATTAATGACGAATCACTTTCTACCTCTTCCGTTTCCGAACAATTTTTGGAACGGAAAGGTAAAAAGTATGGTCATATATTTAACCCGAAAACAGGTCGTCCTGTAGATAATAATATTGTGAGTGCAACTGTTATTTGTAAAACAGCAATAGAAAGTGACGCCTTAAGCACCTCGTTTTTTGTGCTTGGTGTTGATGAAACACAGGAGTATTGTAAAAAATTCCCAAATGTGAAAGTTTTTCTTGTGTCCGAAAGTAATAATAAATTAGATAAACAATATATTAACCTTAAACAAAGCGAGGAATAG
- a CDS encoding Gfo/Idh/MocA family oxidoreductase — protein sequence MKSNVSRRNFIKTASTATGLLVMAGKAPFSYALNDKVKVGCIGCGGQGSYHIKDGLMGASDIVITAVCDAYGPHQRLAVQLAQISNAGIALEPGQGLTEEQRQKALAAFKPKSYYDYREMLEKEELDAVVIATPLHTHYQITMDSLSAGKYVFCEKTMCYEIEQARDVVKKCHETGKWVQVGHQRRYNPLYNKALMMIWEEGTIGRIVHIDAQWHRNNDWRRPINKDHKLNSQEARFIKDLERYMNWRLYKESSRGLLTELATHQLDIVAWFLDAMPKRVYGCGSLDYWRDGREIHDSINMIYEFDITPENRGYRAINARSSYQDKMAINQPYTVQLAYSSITANAKKGCNELIQGDEGTIELSEEGGSFYPEATSKVSWGESGSAEQTATVITSGGTLKLSNKALQEGKPIVVDNTRSVDQLQFMRFAKDIKEGGVPKANQMVGLRATIMALSGYQAIEEKRMVEIDPALYTFDFPTPDPSTVS from the coding sequence ATGAAATCCAATGTCTCTCGTAGAAATTTTATCAAAACAGCAAGCACTGCCACAGGACTTTTAGTAATGGCAGGAAAAGCCCCGTTCTCCTATGCCCTCAACGACAAGGTGAAGGTTGGTTGTATTGGTTGTGGTGGACAAGGAAGTTATCATATTAAAGATGGTCTGATGGGTGCATCCGATATTGTCATCACTGCGGTATGTGATGCTTATGGTCCCCATCAACGGTTAGCCGTGCAATTAGCCCAGATTTCAAATGCAGGCATAGCACTGGAACCCGGGCAAGGACTAACTGAGGAGCAACGGCAAAAGGCTCTGGCTGCTTTTAAGCCGAAGAGTTATTATGATTATCGGGAAATGTTAGAGAAAGAAGAACTGGACGCTGTTGTTATTGCCACTCCACTTCATACGCACTATCAAATAACCATGGATAGTTTGAGTGCTGGCAAATATGTATTTTGTGAAAAGACGATGTGTTATGAAATTGAACAAGCGCGGGATGTCGTAAAGAAATGTCACGAAACAGGCAAATGGGTTCAGGTAGGACATCAACGGAGATACAATCCTTTGTATAATAAAGCCTTAATGATGATTTGGGAGGAAGGGACTATTGGGCGAATTGTTCATATAGATGCCCAATGGCACCGTAATAATGATTGGCGCCGTCCGATTAACAAAGACCATAAACTCAACTCTCAAGAAGCACGCTTTATTAAAGATTTAGAACGATATATGAACTGGCGTTTGTATAAGGAATCCTCTCGTGGTTTGTTAACGGAATTGGCAACTCACCAATTGGATATCGTAGCCTGGTTCTTAGATGCCATGCCCAAACGAGTTTATGGTTGCGGTAGTTTAGATTACTGGAGAGATGGTCGCGAAATTCATGACAGTATAAATATGATTTATGAATTTGATATTACCCCTGAGAATCGTGGTTATCGGGCTATCAACGCTCGTAGTAGTTATCAAGATAAAATGGCAATCAATCAGCCTTATACAGTCCAGCTGGCATATTCCAGTATTACTGCTAATGCGAAGAAAGGATGTAATGAATTAATACAAGGAGATGAAGGGACTATTGAATTGAGCGAAGAAGGCGGCAGTTTCTATCCCGAAGCAACATCGAAAGTCTCTTGGGGTGAATCGGGCAGTGCCGAACAAACAGCGACAGTTATCACTTCCGGTGGGACTTTGAAGTTGAGCAATAAAGCCCTGCAAGAAGGCAAACCGATTGTTGTAGATAATACGCGTTCCGTTGACCAACTTCAATTTATGCGTTTTGCAAAAGATATAAAAGAAGGTGGCGTTCCGAAGGCGAATCAGATGGTCGGATTACGGGCTACCATTATGGCTCTTTCGGGTTATCAGGCAATAGAGGAAAAGCGGATGGTGGAAATAGACCCGGCTCTCTATACATTCGATTTTCCAACCCCTGACCCATCAACGGTTAGTTAA
- a CDS encoding formate dehydrogenase subunit gamma: MSKSWRRCIPLLVFTLGFLPVLPISAKDSTEPLQNIIENYDKYIGRDLVINNRAPNAKVIRTLPLSCPPFHLRDKNGDIIDPTKNADGTPVDPNLPVQQQGIPRAVSTKQTCGACHPYDRITHGYHFQMGRDELYPPTDPNSGIPKDKSPGFFGKWLSLYQRELVGKHFENPEQVDMTPFDWIVSCGVCHPGGGPAEYDRSGKNYATVKKTSPLTGSFGDGDYHESPWEKTGVIEADCFICHLEDYEYSLRAQQIKKWNFEYAATAAAGFGYVWGSTIDGQQPKVYYNKSLFRADGTVHLHIRRPTDRQCMFCHDMSSVQKRGISWHSPYMQDVHTEQGLKCIDCHHGDIRHNFAKGSSSIQTVRDDLDNTTLSCKQCHENQEKGAPYPEHKGLPLLHLERIDCTACHITHRPFLPVSIIDPLTGKAMTLPEIQDMTYWGAFEFGGFWGWSRSRDDANLIFPYTKEQLQQAKEYIISSEDNIRKLYKEAFLTELPEGNIKVADFVQQKQGLENSEARGLMLITLSQLVRPAKEAFPVVVFRNQAYSYDAGQIRELKATPQPKRPGATIIESSFDLGRSKTDGKIYAQNTQVSAYWVYLEKEEVRPVLLKDMKKAYDWLTSEEYSFRLYPAQPQNGQASPALPENPLKQAQQTPTTENTGALQAQVPAPADTADRKMTAEEARQIADMEEKLKSAIQEKVKVYSASDTRPLKIYDDNNDTFPEVNTQEEIGLFAWALKQNVPSLRDKDLYYLRGTTVFRVNVKGGDNPYDCEFLDMDRIGENKPFIAITRYEQKEEPGEYSWDKPKQVWKPVEMRLCSPYEAEIVPIDPKAYPSIMAMAKPLEWTVSHGVEPATRAYGAKGCTDCHSENSSFFMGSMLVDPFSENGTPKYVPLWSVLGYDISNLKLGAWREGVLKKYAPWIVLIQLLLILIHYVLIGRKEGTPVGKPNVLRFRGYERIAHAIAMISVTFLAITGFFFLLGQYDPLGPWARVWHTWFGYVACAGVVFIFLSWVAFMFPAKGDFSWLLKAGGYLGGVKGHVPAGKFNAGQKILFWLAILASGTCGVTGVVMALNRGAHFTNQEIYYTIHDISALVMILVLIAHIYLAAFVVPHSLRAIFGGKVSDIWAKEHHSLWAFTVIDDKHNSSEH, encoded by the coding sequence ATGAGCAAATCGTGGAGAAGATGTATTCCATTATTAGTATTCACTTTAGGTTTTCTGCCTGTCCTTCCTATTTCGGCAAAGGATTCAACGGAACCTTTACAAAACATTATAGAAAATTATGATAAATATATAGGAAGAGACCTTGTAATTAATAATCGTGCTCCTAACGCAAAAGTCATTCGCACTCTCCCACTTTCGTGCCCTCCCTTCCATTTAAGGGATAAAAACGGGGATATTATCGACCCTACAAAAAATGCAGATGGGACACCTGTTGACCCAAATCTACCGGTTCAACAACAAGGAATTCCCAGAGCGGTAAGCACGAAACAAACCTGTGGAGCTTGCCATCCTTATGACCGAATTACTCATGGCTATCATTTTCAGATGGGAAGAGATGAACTTTATCCGCCTACAGACCCTAATAGTGGAATTCCTAAGGATAAAAGCCCAGGCTTCTTCGGGAAATGGCTCTCACTATATCAGCGGGAATTGGTTGGAAAACATTTTGAAAATCCCGAACAGGTAGATATGACTCCTTTTGACTGGATTGTGAGTTGTGGAGTATGTCATCCGGGTGGTGGACCTGCTGAATATGACCGTTCTGGAAAAAATTATGCAACGGTTAAAAAAACGAGTCCTTTGACAGGGTCTTTTGGTGATGGAGATTACCATGAATCTCCCTGGGAAAAGACAGGTGTGATTGAAGCAGATTGTTTCATTTGCCACCTTGAAGATTATGAATATTCCCTCCGTGCTCAACAGATTAAAAAGTGGAATTTTGAATATGCCGCGACTGCGGCTGCAGGATTTGGTTATGTTTGGGGTTCAACGATTGATGGACAACAACCCAAAGTTTACTATAACAAGAGCCTTTTCCGTGCTGATGGAACGGTTCACTTGCATATTCGCCGTCCAACGGACCGTCAATGTATGTTCTGCCATGATATGTCCAGTGTTCAAAAACGCGGAATTTCATGGCATTCTCCGTATATGCAGGATGTTCATACAGAACAAGGTTTGAAATGTATTGATTGTCACCACGGAGATATTCGCCATAATTTTGCTAAGGGAAGTTCTTCCATACAAACGGTTCGCGATGATTTGGACAATACAACTTTATCTTGTAAGCAGTGTCATGAGAATCAGGAGAAAGGGGCGCCTTATCCTGAACATAAAGGGCTACCTCTACTTCATCTGGAGCGGATAGATTGCACCGCATGCCATATAACACATCGTCCCTTCTTGCCTGTATCCATTATTGACCCATTGACAGGTAAAGCAATGACCTTACCTGAAATTCAGGATATGACTTATTGGGGAGCCTTTGAGTTCGGTGGTTTCTGGGGTTGGTCGCGTAGTAGAGACGATGCGAACCTTATCTTTCCCTATACAAAAGAACAATTACAGCAAGCCAAGGAATATATTATTTCCAGCGAAGATAATATCCGTAAACTGTATAAAGAAGCATTTTTGACAGAACTACCCGAAGGAAATATTAAAGTTGCCGATTTCGTCCAGCAAAAACAGGGACTTGAGAACTCCGAAGCCCGTGGATTAATGCTAATTACATTATCCCAATTAGTTCGTCCTGCAAAAGAAGCCTTTCCTGTTGTCGTTTTCCGCAATCAAGCCTATTCCTATGATGCCGGACAAATACGAGAGTTAAAAGCAACTCCACAACCAAAACGCCCCGGGGCAACCATTATAGAATCTTCATTTGATTTAGGAAGAAGTAAAACCGACGGAAAAATCTATGCTCAAAATACGCAGGTTTCTGCATATTGGGTTTATCTTGAAAAAGAGGAAGTTCGTCCCGTATTGCTTAAAGATATGAAGAAGGCTTATGATTGGTTAACATCAGAGGAATATAGTTTCCGTCTTTATCCAGCACAACCTCAGAATGGACAGGCTTCCCCGGCACTTCCGGAAAATCCTCTCAAGCAGGCACAACAGACACCTACAACGGAAAATACAGGAGCATTACAAGCACAAGTGCCAGCACCCGCCGATACAGCAGACCGAAAAATGACAGCCGAAGAAGCCCGTCAAATAGCAGATATGGAAGAAAAACTGAAATCTGCTATACAGGAAAAAGTAAAAGTATATTCTGCCTCAGATACTCGACCCTTAAAAATTTATGATGATAACAATGATACCTTCCCGGAGGTAAATACGCAGGAAGAAATAGGATTGTTTGCCTGGGCTCTTAAACAGAATGTCCCATCGCTACGCGATAAGGATTTGTATTATCTGAGAGGGACAACTGTTTTCCGCGTTAATGTCAAAGGTGGAGATAATCCCTATGACTGTGAATTTTTAGATATGGACCGTATTGGTGAGAATAAACCTTTCATTGCAATTACAAGATACGAACAGAAAGAGGAACCCGGTGAATATAGTTGGGATAAACCTAAACAAGTCTGGAAACCTGTGGAAATGCGGCTTTGTTCGCCCTATGAAGCAGAAATTGTCCCGATTGACCCCAAAGCATACCCATCAATTATGGCTATGGCAAAGCCATTAGAATGGACTGTTTCTCACGGTGTAGAACCAGCGACTCGTGCGTATGGTGCCAAAGGCTGCACGGATTGCCACTCTGAAAATTCTTCATTCTTTATGGGTAGTATGCTTGTAGACCCATTCTCAGAAAATGGCACTCCAAAATATGTTCCTCTATGGAGTGTTTTAGGTTATGATATTTCTAACTTAAAGTTAGGTGCATGGCGTGAAGGCGTATTGAAAAAATATGCTCCATGGATAGTACTTATACAATTGTTACTAATCCTTATCCATTATGTTCTTATCGGTAGAAAAGAAGGTACTCCTGTTGGAAAACCGAATGTCCTTCGTTTTCGCGGCTATGAACGGATAGCTCATGCAATCGCTATGATTAGTGTTACATTCCTGGCGATTACAGGGTTCTTCTTCCTCTTGGGGCAATACGACCCCTTAGGACCGTGGGCAAGAGTATGGCATACATGGTTCGGCTATGTAGCCTGTGCTGGTGTTGTCTTTATCTTCTTATCCTGGGTAGCCTTTATGTTCCCTGCCAAAGGAGATTTTAGTTGGTTGTTGAAAGCCGGCGGTTATTTAGGCGGTGTTAAAGGACATGTTCCAGCGGGTAAATTTAATGCGGGACAGAAAATCCTGTTCTGGTTAGCCATACTCGCGTCAGGGACTTGTGGAGTAACGGGGGTTGTTATGGCATTAAATCGTGGTGCTCACTTTACAAATCAGGAGATATACTATACCATTCACGATATATCAGCACTTGTTATGATACTGGTACTCATTGCTCATATTTATTTGGCTGCTTTCGTTGTCCCTCATAGTCTACGGGCTATTTTCGGTGGGAAAGTAAGTGATATATGGGCCAAAGAACATCATTCGCTCTGGGCTTTTACTGTTATTGATGATAAACACAATTCATCAGAACACTAA
- a CDS encoding flavodoxin family protein — translation MKILSLLGSPKKNGNTAYALNYLEEQLKKQNHEVKHVYVSSLSIEGCRECYWCKQEGNFLCCNNDDAIPILKEMIDADAIIFSAPTFCWGFPAQMKALLDRMFCLISWKEGDTESQSLLAGKTMALIVTAGGEVKNNAELLGIAFNNMIEFMNGKSAGIVYIAPCEGIHSINDTIKQQLDELSKNF, via the coding sequence ATGAAAATCCTGTCTTTATTGGGAAGTCCTAAAAAGAATGGAAATACAGCCTATGCGTTAAACTACCTCGAAGAACAACTAAAAAAACAAAATCATGAGGTAAAACATGTTTATGTTTCTTCCTTATCCATTGAGGGATGTAGAGAATGTTATTGGTGCAAACAGGAAGGGAACTTTTTGTGCTGTAATAACGACGATGCAATTCCTATCTTAAAAGAAATGATTGATGCGGACGCTATTATCTTTTCTGCACCAACTTTTTGTTGGGGATTTCCTGCTCAAATGAAAGCCCTTCTTGACCGTATGTTTTGCCTAATTTCATGGAAGGAAGGGGATACAGAAAGTCAATCCCTACTGGCAGGGAAAACCATGGCACTTATTGTAACCGCTGGTGGTGAAGTAAAAAATAATGCAGAACTATTGGGAATAGCCTTTAACAACATGATTGAATTTATGAATGGTAAGTCTGCAGGAATTGTTTACATTGCTCCCTGTGAAGGTATCCATTCTATCAATGATACAATTAAACAACAATTAGATGAATTATCTAAAAATTTCTAA